CTTCATTTCGTGGGGCGGTACTTGCATCCCTACAACAATTCGCCCGTAGTCAGAGCCGTTGTTGCGGTAGTGAAAAAGGCTAATATTCCAGTCGGGACTCATGGAAGCGACGAACTTCATCAATGCGCCGGGACGTTCCGGAAACTCAAAACGGTAGAGTAATTCATTGTGAGCAAGGGGAGAACGTCCGCCAACCATGTGCCGCAGATGTAATTTTGTCAGTTCATCATCAGTTAAATCAATAGTTTTGAAGCCGCAATCTTCAAAGGTTTCTGCCATTTTTGCTGCATCAGCGCGGTTTTGAATTTGTACACCCACAAAAATATGGGCTGCTTTTTCATCAGCAATGCGATAGTTAAACTCAGTTAGATTGCGTCTGCCCATACATTCACAAAACTGGCGCAGACTCCCCTGTTCTTCAGGAATTGTGACTGCAAAAATAGCTTCACGGCGTTCTCCGAACTCTGCCCGTTCTGCCACAAAACGGAGGCGATCAAAATTCATATTCGCACCGCAAGCTACAGCAATTAAAGTTTGTCCTTGGATTTGCTCTCGTTCTGCATAGGTTTTAGCCGCTGCGATCGCTAATGCACCCGCTGGTTCTAAAATTGACCTGGTATCCTCAAACACATCTTTAATCGCGGCACAAGTAGCATCGGTATCAACTAAAATTATCTCATCCACATATTGCTGACATAAACGGAAAGTTTCTTCACCAACTTCTCGCACCGCCACCCCATCAGCAAATAAGCCCACCTGGGGTAATCGTACACGTTGCCCAGCTTTTAGCGATTGATACATCGCAGCAGCATCTACAGGTTCAACACCAATAATCTTGATTTCGGGACGCAACCGTTTGACATACGCCCCAATTCCAGAAATCAACCCACCCCCCCCAATTGCCACAAAAATCGCATGAATAGGTTGCTGGTATTGCCGGAGAATTTCCATCCCGATTGTTCCCTGTCCAGCAATCACCTCTGGATCATCAAAGGGGTGAATAAAGGTTAAGCCCTTTTCCGCCTCTAGTTGACGGGCATATGCATAAGCATCATCATAAGTATCCCCATGCAGAACCACCTCTCCCCCTCTGGCTTTCACTGCATCTATCTTCACTTGAGGGGTAGTTGTCGGCATCACAATAATTGCCCGTGTTCCCAACTTACTAGCACCTAGAGCAACACCTTGGGCATGATTACCAGCAGACGCCGCAATTACTCCCTGTGCTAGTAAATCCGGCGGCAAATTTGCCATCTTGTTGTAAGCACCCCGCAGCTTAAAGGAAAACACTGACTGCATATCCTCACGCTTGAGCAGTAGTTTATTATTCAGCCGCTTAGAAAGATTCGGGGCATACTCCAGCGGTGTTTCCTGAGCAACATCATACACACGAGCAGTCAGGATTTGTACCAAGTAGTCGCAATACATGAGTGTTGGGGTAGCAGATGACGGGTGGAGTCTAATTTTACCGCTACTGGTGTATATGTTTTGCAAATTTTTAAGGCATTGGGTATTAATGACCAACTGGCGCTTTAACTCCTGCGCCTCCTTTGCCCAGAAATAACAGCAAAGGTAATGAGCAAAGGAACCCTATCCCTACTACTCGAAAGCAGTCTGCATAAGATAAAATAGCAGCTTGGGTATCTACTGTTTGACTAATTAAAGCTAATGCTTGTTGTTGCGCTGTTACTGCATCTATACCTTGACTTTGGAGCGCTCCATTAAGCAAGTCAAGACGCTGATTGGTTTCTGCATCATAAGGACTAAGTTTTGCTAATAGGATAGCCCGATGAAAAGCGTGTCGTCGGTCAAGCAGAGTAGTCAATAGAGCAATGCCGATACTGCCACCTAATTGTCGAGTCAGGTTGTAGAAACCAGAGCCAGCAGAAACATCTTGTTTGGG
This region of Nostoc sp. UHCC 0302 genomic DNA includes:
- the ilvA gene encoding threonine ammonia-lyase, biosynthetic is translated as MYCDYLVQILTARVYDVAQETPLEYAPNLSKRLNNKLLLKREDMQSVFSFKLRGAYNKMANLPPDLLAQGVIAASAGNHAQGVALGASKLGTRAIIVMPTTTPQVKIDAVKARGGEVVLHGDTYDDAYAYARQLEAEKGLTFIHPFDDPEVIAGQGTIGMEILRQYQQPIHAIFVAIGGGGLISGIGAYVKRLRPEIKIIGVEPVDAAAMYQSLKAGQRVRLPQVGLFADGVAVREVGEETFRLCQQYVDEIILVDTDATCAAIKDVFEDTRSILEPAGALAIAAAKTYAEREQIQGQTLIAVACGANMNFDRLRFVAERAEFGERREAIFAVTIPEEQGSLRQFCECMGRRNLTEFNYRIADEKAAHIFVGVQIQNRADAAKMAETFEDCGFKTIDLTDDELTKLHLRHMVGGRSPLAHNELLYRFEFPERPGALMKFVASMSPDWNISLFHYRNNGSDYGRIVVGMQVPPHEMKEWQAFLDNLGYRYWDENQNPAYKLFLG